TGAATATAAGTATTTGAGTGAAATTTCAGCTTGCAATTATCAACTTAAAACCTTTTAAAACCAATATAATGAAATATCTAAATCAATTAAAAATCTTGATTTTTATATCTCTCTTGTGCCAAACAGCATTAGTTTTTGGACAAAATAACACAGATGTCTATCCTAAACATATGGAAAACTGGTTAAGAGAACATGTCGCTCAAAATCAAAATGTCCATTTTAAACAATCCGGGGACTTAGTTTTAGTGCCCTTACAGTTACATTTGGTATCTAATAATGATGGCAGTGAAAGATTTTCAGTTAATGTATTACTTGAACGTTTGTGTGAGCTGAATGCCAATTTTGAAGAAACGGGCTTTCATTTTTATTTGTATGATGACATAAATTTTATTAAAAATGATAGTTTAAATGACTTTACAGATATTGAAGATGTCATACATTTTATTGAAGAAGTATATGTAAACAACGCTATTAATATATTTTATTCCAGATCTCCGGGTGGGGTATGTGTATATGGGTATCTGCCTGAAGCGGACGAAACTGAATTTATAATGCTTAGTCAAAGCAGTGGTTGTAATGGTAATAACTCCCTATTCTTGACGCGGTACATTGGCAGATACTTTGCACTTCCCTTTACGTATAACGGTTGGACACACCTTGAAACACCGGATACACCGGAATATGTAACCCGTGACCCAAATCTCAGAAACTGTCATGAAGCAGGTGACTTTTTTTGTGATACAGATGCTGATTATCTGTATTTTCCATGGCAATACCCTTTTGACCCTGCTGACTTTCCCGCAGCAATAGTTACAGACCCCTTAGGTGATACCATTCATCCAGATGCAGAATTATTTATGAATAGGATACAACCACAACAAGCTCTTCTGCCAAACAGGTTTTCCGGTGAGCAAATGACAGCAATGCAGGCTTATTTGTTTGATGAAAGAGATTACTTACTCCACCCTGACCCTCCACAAATAACTGAAATAACTGAAATTTCGACAATTGTTTATCCGCAAAACAATACGAACCAAAAAGCTAATTACAGTCAGCTAAAATGGACATCGGTAAATAATGCGGAAGCATACAGCATAGAAATTTCTTCAAATCCAGGCTTCTCAGACATTATTAAAGACACAATCGTTTCAGACACCAGTGTCATTTTTAATGATTTACCGGTTTCTAATAATTTACGTGCGCGTGTTAAAGCCTTTAATTCAACTTCATTTTGTTCAGCTTCTTCAAATATGATTGTTTTCAATACAACACAAAGCGTATCCTTTACAGTTAATGTAGAAACACATTTTTGTGCAG
This sequence is a window from Chitinophagaceae bacterium. Protein-coding genes within it:
- a CDS encoding T9SS C-terminal target domain-containing protein; protein product: MKFQLAIINLKPFKTNIMKYLNQLKILIFISLLCQTALVFGQNNTDVYPKHMENWLREHVAQNQNVHFKQSGDLVLVPLQLHLVSNNDGSERFSVNVLLERLCELNANFEETGFHFYLYDDINFIKNDSLNDFTDIEDVIHFIEEVYVNNAINIFYSRSPGGVCVYGYLPEADETEFIMLSQSSGCNGNNSLFLTRYIGRYFALPFTYNGWTHLETPDTPEYVTRDPNLRNCHEAGDFFCDTDADYLYFPWQYPFDPADFPAAIVTDPLGDTIHPDAELFMNRIQPQQALLPNRFSGEQMTAMQAYLFDERDYLLHPDPPQITEITEISTIVYPQNNTNQKANYSQLKWTSVNNAEAYSIEISSNPGFSDIIKDTIVSDTSVIFNDLPVSNNLRARVKAFNSTSFCSASSNMIVFNTTQSVSFTVNVETHFCAEANNGEIDIDVSGDNPPFDIQISGGQFTGLSAGKYDVIITDANQDTIQTEVDLYPYPDLDIQITQGVYALSANVNGGKPPYQYAWSNGSNEAMIENLSSGTYTVTVTDASGCETIATAEATSVDELEKFYSQIDVYPNPVLANQNIYIKINSPVQTSANYEIFNMQGKKVSKGNFELLSGKQSFSLQMQGFAPGVYTLKLVSGSNIYNSRIVVIQ